GGTCCCACGATGCTCCGCCTCTCGGTTGAAGGCCCGGCGGTCGCGCTGGTCGAGCAGGTGAATGCGCCGGGCTTGGCGACCGGTGTCACATCGGGCCTGCTGCCGATCATCGATCTGCCCGAATCTGACTTAGGTGTAGCAGGCGGGGAGACGCACGTCTCGGTCGGACATCCGTATCTGGCCGATGGCAGTGGCGACTCGCTGCGCGTGCGGTTGAGGGCGACGGGGAGTGGCGACTACGCCGTGTCGATCGCGCTGTTCGCTGCAGACGAAGTGAAGACGCAGGACTACCGGTTCCACACAAGCCATCCCGATCGGGCACTGATGTTGACCTGGAATCAGGCCACGCAGTCCTTTGGTGTCGACGTCGGCGCCACTCCACCGACGCTCGTGACAACTGCGCCGTTTGGCAACGCCACGCGGGTGAGTTGGCCAGCGGTCCCAGGAGCGACTGGTTACCGCGTCTTCCGGCGACGCGACGCATTCCCGAGCTTCGACCTGGTGGCCACGGTCGCCGCGGATGCCCTGAGCTGGCTGGCCGTCGACGACCCGTGGAGCGGCACATCGGTGGTGCCGCCGACGCAGTTCGCTGTGAGCACGCTTCTGGGCGCGGAGGAGAGTGCGTTCTCGGTTCTCGTCTCGAACACAGACCGGGACGGCGACGGATTGTCGGATGTCGAAGAGGCCGCGTTGGGCACGAACCCGACGCTCGTCGATACCGATGGCGACGGATTGAGCGACTGGTCGGAGGTGCAGATCGGCACGAACCCAACCAGTCCGGACACCGACGGGGACGGGCTGTCCGATGGAGACGAGTATCGCGTTGGGTCGGACCCCCAGCGCGTCGATGTCACCACCGGCCCCACACCGGAGGTCACAGCCCTCTCACCTGCGGCCACCGTTGCGGGGCAGGGCCTGACCCTCACGGTCGACGGCGCGGGGTTCTTCACGGGCGTGTCGGGTGTGCACGTAGCCGGCCAGGTCGTACCGACGACGTTTGTGAACGACGGGCAACTACGTGCGACCGTGTCGCAGGCGGTGCTGTGCCCGCCGGGTCCCTGTGCGATCACGGTGGTCAATCCGCCACCAGGGGGCGGATTATCCAACAGCCAGTCGTTGATCGTCACGGGCCCCGCTCCGGCGTTCACGGACGACCCGTTGGCGATCGGAGCGACGCGCGTGAGGGCCGTTCACTTTACGGAACTGCGCCAGGCCATTTCCACCCTGCGGGCGCGGTACCCGTCGTTGGGTGCATTCCCTTGGACGGACGCGACCATCGTCTCGGGCGTGACGCCGGTCAAGGCGGTCCATCTGACGGAGTTGCGGACGGCGCTCGCTGCGGTGTACACGGCGGCCGTGCGGACGGCGCCGACCTACACGAACCCCACTATCGCGGATGGAGTCACGGTCATCTCTGCCGTGGACATCGCTGAGTTGCGGGCGGCCATCCTGGCGATCTGGTAGCTGTGTTTCGGCTGTGTCTGGGGCTTGGCGGGGGGCGCCCACGGCGTCGGATAGCGGGCGTTGCGTTAACCCGAAGTTCCGTACCGTTTGACCCTTGGAAGTGATCACTTTTCGGAATGATTCATAGGAAGAGTGACTGGTTTATCCGGGTAATATGTAGTCACTAAAGACCGCTTGACAAAACGGCTGGGCTGGCACATATTGTCTGCATGCCGAGGCGAAGTGGCGCCGTCCATGTCGTCACGACCACGCGCGAGTACAACGGCAAGACCTACCAGACTCATTTGTTGCGCCGCAGCTTTCGGGAAGGGGCACGCGTCCGCAACGAAACCGTCGGCAACCTCTCGCATCTGCCCGGCCACGTCATCGAGCTGATCAAACGGGCGCTCCATGAGGAGCCGGTGTTTGCGGCCAGCGAGCTGGAGATCGTCCACTCCGTCAGCCACGGCGATGTCGAGGCGGTCCTCACGGCGATGAAGCGAGTGGATCTCGCGGGCCTGCTGGGGAGCAAACGCGGCCCTGAACGCGACCTCGTGCTCGCGATGATCGCGGCCCGCATCCTGGCGCCGCACACCAAGCTCGCGACCACACGCTGGTGGCACGCGCGCACCCTCGCCGAGGACCTGGGCGTGCAAGAGGCGACGGAAGACCATCTCTACGCGGCGATGGATTGGCTGCTGGCACGGCAATCAGCGATCGAGACGAAGCTAGCCGGGCGCCACCTCTCGGCCGGCGGCCTCGTGCTCTATGACTTGACCTCGAGCTACATGGAGGGCACGACGTGTCCGCTCGCGCACTACGGCCATAATCGTGACGGTAAGCGCGACAAACTGCAGGTCAACTACGGGCTGGTCACCGACGGACGCGGGTGCCCGGTGGCCGTCTCCGTTTTCGATGGCAACGTCGCGGACACGAAGACCCTGGCCCCCCAAGTCACGCGTCTGCGCGAGAGCTTCGGCATTCGTGAGGTCGTCCTGGTCGGCGACCGCGGGATGATTTCGGATCGGGCCATCACCGACTTTCGGGAGCACGATGGCTTGGCGTGGATCACGGCGCTCAAGACCGGGCAGATCCGCACGCTGCTCGAGGGCGGCCACCTGCAACTCGGGCTCTTTGATGAGCGGAATCTCTTCGAGCTCCGTCACCCGGACCACCGAGACGAACGCCTCGTCGCGTGTCGGAATCCCGAACTCGCGAAACTGCGCGCGCACAAACGGCAGGAACTCCTCGAGGCGACGGAACGCGAACTAACCAAGGTGCAACGGGCCGTCAATGCGGGGCGCCTGCACGGGCGGGATCAGATCGGCCTTCGTGCAGGCCGTGTCATCAACAAATACAAAGTCGCCAAGCACTTTACCCTGACCATCGAGGATCGGCGCTTCACGTTTGCCCGCCGTCAGGCGCGTATCGAGGTCGAGGCGTCGCTGGACGGGATCTATCTCATTCGCACGAATGTCCCGGCGAGCCGGATGAGGGCGGAGGACGCCGTCCGCAACTACAAAGCGCTCAGTCAGGTCGAACGGGCCTTTCGCACGCTGAAGACGATCGACCTCCACGTCCGGCCCGTCCATCACCGCACGGCGGACCGCGTGCGCAGTCACATCCTGCTGTGCATGCTCGCGTACTACGTCGAGTGGCACATGCGTGACGCTTGGCGGCCGTTGCTGTTTGCGGATGAAGACCAGGTCGCGAAAGTCTTTCGCGACCCCGTCGCCCCCGCCCGCCGCTCCGCGGAGGCCGACCAGAAAGCCGCGACCCATCTCACGACGGAGGGCCGGCCCGTCCACAGCTTCCGCACACTGCTCGACAGTCTCACGACCATCGTCCGGAACCGGTGTCGCGCGCGAGGCCAAGCCGATAACGCCACTTTCACGGTAACGACGACCCCGACGCCCGAGCAGCGTCACGCGCTCACGCTCTTGAAGGAAATCGCCGTGTAGTCAGAATCCTCTCCACCGAAAGTCCGTATCCTTCTGTCATCACGGCGGATCCAACTCATAAGTCAGTGGAACTTCGGGTTAACCTGGCGAGCGGAATCCTGCTGACGCCGGCCGACCCTCTTGGTTCCAGAACGGCCGGGCTATGCGGGTTCGCGCCCGGGTCAGTTGGCGTCTCAGGAATCACATGTTTCATGGAACGCTGCGCGCCGACCGATGGCACCACGCGAATCCGTTCGGTTTCTGTGAGCCCCCGCATCCAGGATCAAGGGGCATTTCTGAGACGCGTGCCGGCCAGGCGACTCCCAAGACAGTCATTGAATCCTGTCGGCGGCGCCTGGCTGCGTATGACGCCGTCGCCGGTCAGAGGCAGGACCATGAACAAGAACAAACGCGCGCGCCTCGAGGCCCGCGGGTGGCGCGTGGGGAACGCCGCCCAGTTCCTCGAACTGAGCGCGGAAGAAGCAGCGCTCGTGGAGACCAAGCTGCTGCTGAGCGCCCTCTTCACCCTCGGCGCGACGCCCCGCGACGTGGCGTCGGCGATCCGAAAGGCACGCCCGGCGGCGTGACAACCGTTGCCAAAATGTCTCCATTCGACTCACCCGCGGTTCACTCACGGAAGCCCGCGGATTCTCTCGTGGCGGGCCGTCCGGCCTGCCGCGCGAGGGAGAATACCCTGACCCCGAGCGCGACCGAGTCGGAGGGCATAACGCCAGCGGTCTGATCGAGCGGTCGAATCGCGATGTCCAACGCGGGCGGATCGAGGTGCGCGTCGCGCCGGGTCATGCGCAGCTCCAGCCGGGCCGATGTTCGCCCTGCTGTTGTTCGCTCAGTCGGCGGCGCTGGACCAGCAGAACCTAGTGCACCGTCGAATCTTCACGTCGGGAATCCGCCGCCTTCTGCCGCGCGCGCATGTCCTGCTCCCAGGACACTGGATCCAAGCCTCACGTCGCGTGTGTGGGGCGGGTCAGTCCGTCCAGCACCTCGCGCAGGCCGCGCAGGAACGCCACGAGTCGGAGCCTCGTCGTCATGTGAGTCAGCATACTCTCAGCCGCCGTGCGCGGCGCGTCTTCTCGATCGATCCCGATTGCCAGGGACGCCCGACGAGCCTCGAGTTCACACCTCGTCGCCAGGCGGGAGCCTGCCAGCCAGCGCACGCTTGGCGATCCTCGCGGAGACAAGGGCCGCTGCGAGGGTTGCCACGAATCCGGCGACGTAGAACCACGCGCGGAGCGGCGTCTGCGGCG
This DNA window, taken from Vicinamibacterales bacterium, encodes the following:
- a CDS encoding IS1634 family transposase, with translation MPRRSGAVHVVTTTREYNGKTYQTHLLRRSFREGARVRNETVGNLSHLPGHVIELIKRALHEEPVFAASELEIVHSVSHGDVEAVLTAMKRVDLAGLLGSKRGPERDLVLAMIAARILAPHTKLATTRWWHARTLAEDLGVQEATEDHLYAAMDWLLARQSAIETKLAGRHLSAGGLVLYDLTSSYMEGTTCPLAHYGHNRDGKRDKLQVNYGLVTDGRGCPVAVSVFDGNVADTKTLAPQVTRLRESFGIREVVLVGDRGMISDRAITDFREHDGLAWITALKTGQIRTLLEGGHLQLGLFDERNLFELRHPDHRDERLVACRNPELAKLRAHKRQELLEATERELTKVQRAVNAGRLHGRDQIGLRAGRVINKYKVAKHFTLTIEDRRFTFARRQARIEVEASLDGIYLIRTNVPASRMRAEDAVRNYKALSQVERAFRTLKTIDLHVRPVHHRTADRVRSHILLCMLAYYVEWHMRDAWRPLLFADEDQVAKVFRDPVAPARRSAEADQKAATHLTTEGRPVHSFRTLLDSLTTIVRNRCRARGQADNATFTVTTTPTPEQRHALTLLKEIAV